The Geobacter metallireducens GS-15 region TGGACAAGAAGTCTCGAGAGCAGTTCGAAATCCGGACACATAAACGTCTCATCGATATTCTTGATCCAACACAGCAGACTGTCGACGCTCTCATGAAGCTTGATCTCTCTGCAGGCGTAGATGTTGAAATCAAGCTCTAATGCGAATGTAAGGATAGGAATTTTGCCATGAAGAAGGGATTGATTGCGAAAAAGCTGGGTATGACCCAGATCTTTGCTGATGATGGCAGGCGCATTCCAGTAACTGTAGTAGAGGCTGGGCCGTGTATCGTCTTGCAAAAGAAGACTGTTGAGACAGACGGGTACAACGCTATTCAGGTAGGTTTTCTCGCGAAGGATGCCGACAAGTCGGGGCGCGCGCTTGTAGGTCACTGCAAGTCCGCTGGCCAAGGTGTCTTTACTTATATCCGTGAGTTCAGGGTGGAGGATGTCGACAGGTATACTATTGGCGACTCTATTACCGCTGAGATCTTTGCGCCGGGTGATTATGTCGATGTGACCGGAACAAGCATTGGTAAAGGTTTCCAGGGTGTCATTAAACGGTGGGGCTTCCGTGGAGGCCGTTCATCCCATGGTTCCTGCTTCCACCGGGCTCCCGGTTCGATCGGTAGTTCTGCATGGCCGTCGCGCGTGTTCAAAAATAAGAAAATGCCAGGCCAACTCGGAAATGAGCGTGTTACGGTGCAACGTCTTCAAGTTGTCCGTGTTGACACAGCGGACAATCTGCTGCTGATCAGAGGGGCAATACCAGGCGCGAAGAATGGTATTCTGCTTCTCAAAGACAGTGTTAAAGCACGTTAGACTTGCAGGACCGGAGATAGTTATGGCTACAATCGACGTTTTCGATATCAATAAGAACAAGGTAGGTGAGATGGACCTCAGTGACGCTGTCTTTAACGGCGACGTCAGGGAATATCTCATCCATGAAGCGGTTAAGGTTCAGCTTGCAAACCGTCGCGCAGGGACCGTTGGCGTAAAGAATCGTGCGGCTGTTTCTGGTGGAGGCAAAAAGCCCTTCAAGCAGAAAGGTACCGGGCAGGCTCGCCAGGGTTGCATACGTGCACCGCACTATGTCGGTGGCGGTGTTGCCTTTGGCCCTCAAGCTAAGACCTATGCACTTTCGATGAACAAAAAGGCCAGGAAGGCTGCGGTTCGATCAGCTCTGTCCATGCTTTTCAAAGAGAATAAGCTTTCAGTCCTAGATTGCTTGTCGCTGCCATCAATCTCGACAAAGGGTTTTGTTGGCGTTCTTAAAACGTTCGACGTGACGAAGACCCTTGTTATTATTGATGAGGCAAATACGAATCTTGAGTTGTCTGCGCGCAACGTGAAGGACGTTAAGGTTCTTAAAGCTGAGCATCTTAATGTTTTCGATATTGTTAAGTTTAACAATATCATACTCACTCAGTCAGCTGTTCGGAAGATCGAAGGAGCACTGCAGTCATGAATATTTATGACATATTAAAAAAGCCTCTTGTAACGGAAAAGACCACTCTTGAAAAAGACGCAAAAAATGTGATCTCTTTCGAGGTTGACCGTAGCGCAAATAAGATAGAAATCAAGAATGCTGTCGAGAAACTTTTCAAGGTTGAAGTTTCTGAAGTAAATACTGTCAACGTGGCTGGCAAGCTGAAGCGTGTTGGTCGTCACTATGGCAAGCGTTCGAACTGGAAAAAAGCCTATGTTACCCTCAAAGAGGGAAACAATGTTGATTTCTTTGAGATATAAACACTTTGGCAGTGGAGTGAGCACATCATGGCAATAAAGACTTACAAACCAACATCAGCAGGCCGTCGGCACCAGACGTGTTCAGCGTTTGACGAGATCACGACCTCTAGTCCGGAGAAATCCCTTCTTCTTACATTGAAGAAGACAGGGGGGCGTAATAGCTTTGGTCGGATAACATCACGGCATATAGGTGGTGGTCATAAGAAAAAGTACAGGCTTGTGGATTTTCGTCGGAACAAGATTGATATTCCGGCAAAGGTTGCGAGCATCGAGTACGATCCCAACCGTAGCGCTCGTATTGCTCTACTGCATTACTCTGACGGAGAAAAGCGCTATATTCTGGCCCCATTGAACCTTAAGGTGGGCGATGTGGTGCTGGCCAGCACCAGTGCTGATATCAAGCCAGGTAACTCTCTTCCTCTTCGCGCCATACCGCTGGGTACCATTATCCATAATATCGAACTTAAAATCGGTAAAGGTGGTCAACTGGCACGGAGCGCCGGGACCTTTGCGCAACTCATGGCTAAGGAAGGGAAATATGCTCAGGTGAAGCTTCCGTCTGGCGAAGTACGGATGGTTTTGCTTGATTGTATGGCTACTGTTGGTCAGGTCGGTAATATCGATCATGAAAACGTGACGATTGGCAAGGCAGGTCGCTCGCGTTGGCTTGGCCGCAGACCGAAGGTTCGCGGTGTTGCCATGAACCCTGTCGATCACCCTCACGGCGGTGGTGAAGGTCGGACCTCGGGTGGTCGTCACCCCGTGACACCGTGGGGTATTCCGACTAAAGGGTATAAGACCAGGAAAAATAAGACATCTTCACGGTTTATCGTGAAGCCGCGTACTAAATAATAACCACTTGGTTAAAGGATAGAGACCATGGCACGTTCGATCAAAAAAGGCCCTTTTGTTGATGATCATTTGGCAAAAAAGGTTGCTGCAGAAGGGACCGGCTCCAAAAAAGTTCTCAAGACTTGGTCGCGTCGTTCAACGATCACTCCGGATTTTATCGGTCTGACTTTTGCCGTTCACAACGGGAAAAAATTTATTCCTGTTTTTGTGACCGAAAATATGGTTGGACACAAACTTGGTGAGTTTGCTCCGACGAGAACATTTTACGGCCACGCAGCAGACAAGAAGAGCAAGTTGAAGAAGAAGTAACCGGTAAAAGGAGCCTAGAGAATGGAAGCACGAGCTAAATTGTCATTTGCCCGCCTTTCCCCGCGGAAAACTCGTCTGGTTGTGGATATGGTGAGGGGTAGGGGCATACAGGATGCTCTCACTATACTTCGTTTTTCTCCGCAGCCGTCTGCAAAACTGGTATCGAAGCTTCTCCAGTCAGCAGTAGCTAACGCTGAGCAAAAGGGTGCATCAGACGTTGATAGACTATTCGTGAAAACGATTTTTGTTGACGCGGGGCCAGTTCTTAAGAGGTTTACTCCTCGTGCTATGGGGCGTGCCAGCAAAATCAGAAAGCCTACCAGCCATGTAACTGTAGTGCTGGCAGATAAGTAATCGGAATGGAGGTGATGTCTTGGGTCAGAAAGTAAATCCAATTGGATTCAGGCTTGGTGTAATCAGAACATGGGATTCGCGTTGGTATGCTGAAGCAGATTATGCGAAGCTGCTTCATGAAGATATCAAGTTGAGGAATTTCCTGAAAAAGCGCCTTTTTAACTCGGGTGTTTCCAAGATCGAGATTGAGCGTGCTGCCAGTAAGGCGAAGATCAATATCTTTACTGCTCGGCCTGGGCTTATAATCGGTAAGAAGGGTGCCGAGGTGGAAACTCTCAAGAAGGAGCTTGCCAAGCTTACTGACAAAGAGATCTACCTCAATATACAAGAAGTCAGGAAGCCCGAGCTGGATGCTCAACTGGTGTCGGAGAACGTAGCTCTCCAACTAGAGCGGCGCGTGGCTTTCCGCAGAGCAATGAAAAAAAGTGTAACTTCTGCGCTTAAGTTCGGTGCGAAGGGGATTAGGATTACATGCTCTGGTCGCCTTGGCGGAGCTGAAATGTCCCGAACTGAGTGGTACAGAGAGGGGCGCGTACCCTTGCATACGCTCCGGGCAGATATAGATTACGGCTTTGCTGAAGCCAAAACTACCTATGGGATTATTGGCGTAAAAGTTCTAATCTTTAAAGGTGAAGTTCTCCCCGGTCAAAAATAGAAACAGGAGTTTTTCCCAATGTTGATGCCCAAAAGAGTTAAGTATAGAAAGCAAATGAAGGGGCGCATGACGGGCGCTGCAATGCGCGGGGCCACACTGTCGTACGGTGATTTCGGTCTCCAGGCAACGGAGTGTGGATGGGTTGATTCCCGTCAGATAGAGGCTGCTCGTATTGCAATGACGCGTTATATCAAGAGGGGCGGAAAAATCTGGATTCGTATGTTTCCAGATAAGCCACTCACATCAAAGCCGGCTGAAACACGGATGGGAAAGGGTAAAGGATCGCCCGATTCATGGGTCTGTGTAGTGAAGCCCGGTAAAGTGCTCTACGAAATGGAGGGCGTCAGCGAGGAAATTGCACGTGAGGCGTTCCGCCTTGCTGCGAACAAGCTTCCTGTCGGGACGAAATTCATTTCCAGGAAGGAAGGTTATGAAAGCTAGTGACCTTAAAAATATGTCGGTCGAAGAACTGACGGCGAAGAATGTGGAACTGACTAAAGAGTTATTTAATTTGAGGTTCCAACTTCATACCGGAAGACTCGAGAATACAGCTAAAATCTCGGCTGTTAAGAAAGATATCGCTAGGGTAAATACTTTCCTCAGCGAAAGAAGGGGCTAGAGAAGCTATGAGTCAGCGCGGGAACAGAAAGACCCAAGTCGGCATTGTTGTGAGTGATAAAATGGATAAGACTGTTGTAGTGCAGGTTTCACATCTTGTGAAACATCCTGTCTATAACAAGTACATAAAGCGAAGTGTCAAATACAAAGCTCATGACGAAGAAAACAGCTGCAAGTCTGGCGATAGGGTACAAATCGTTGAGACTCGTCCATTGAGTAAGGACAAGCGCTGGAGAGTTCGTCAGATAATCGATAGGTTCGAGTGATCGGGAGTAAGCCATGATTCAGATGCAGACCATTTTGGATGTTGCGGATAATTCCGGAGCCAGAAAGCTATTTTGTATAAAGGTTCTTGGCGGATCCAAAAGAAAATATGCTGGAATTGGTGATATTATTGTTGCTTCTGTAAGAGAAGCGATTCCGAATTCCAAAGTGAAAAAGGGTGATGTCGTCAAGGCGGTAATTGTTAGAACCGCCAAAGAGGTTGGACGCCTTGACGGTTCGTACATCCGTTTTGACGATAATTCGGCTGTGGTTATTAACAATCAGCGTGAACCTGTCGGCACTCGGATCTTCGGTCCGGTCGCAAGAGAACTGAGGGCGCGGAAATTCATGAAAATTGTGTCTCTTGCACCTGAGGTTCTGTAATACATTTCGAGGAGATATTCCATGCTCGACAAGAAATTTCACGTTAAAAAAGGCGACACCGTTTCTGTTATCGCCGGCAAAGATAAAAGCAAGACTGGTAAAGTAATCCGTATTCTTCCCAAGAAGGATGGTGTGCTTGTGGAAGGGCTTAACATGGTTAAGCGACACATGCGTGCTCGCGGGAATGAACCAGGTGGCATTGTAGAGAAAGAGAACCCACTGCATGTTTCAAACGTTATGCTCTATTGTGACAAGTGCAAGAAACCGGTTCGCTCGAAGATGAACGTGCTTGAGGACGGCAAGAAAGTTCGTGTTTGTATCAAATGCGGCGACTCGTTTGATAAATAGGAACGGAGGAAGAGATGGCCAGGCTGAATGAGCTTTACAAGAACGAGATCGTCCCTCAGTTGACGAAGGACTTTGGATACTCGAACATAATGCAGGTTCCCAAGATTGAAAAGATAGTTGTTAACATGGGCCTTGGAGAGGCAATCCAGAATGTCAAGATCCTGGACTCGGCTGTCGAAGAGCTCGCCATGATAACTGGGCAGAAATCAGTTATTACAAAAGCAAAGAAATCTATCGCAAGTTTTAAACTGCGTCAAGGGATGCCCATTGGCTGTATGGTTACGCTTCGCCGTGAAAAGATGTTTGAATTCCTTGATCGGCTCATAAATGTAGCGCTTCCACGTGTTCGAGACTTTAAGGGTGTGTCGGGTAAGGGTTTTGATGGACGTGGCAATTATTCCCTTGGCATCAAAGAACAGCTTATTTTCCCTGAGATTGAATACGATAAGATCGACAAGATCAAAGGGCTCAACATAACCATAGTAACGTCAGCACGAAGCGATGAAGAAGGCAAGGCACTGCTCAAGCAACTTGGGATGCCTTTCAGGAACTAATATATTTGGAGGACGTCAGTGGCTAAAACATCGATGATCATAAAGGCACAACGGGGAAGCAAATTCAAGGTCCGTGAGTATAACCGTTGCCCCCTCTGCGGACGGCCCCGTGCCTATTATCGTAAATTCGATATGTGCAGGATTTGTCTCAGAAAGCTGGCTAGTACCGGTCAGATTCCGGGAGTAATCAAGTCAAGCTGGTAACGCAGTAAACTCGTTAAGAAAGAGGAGTACGCTCAATGTCGATGACTGACCCTATTGCCGATATGCTCACAAGGATACGAAATGCCAGCATGGCAAAGCTCCAGAAGGTGGATATTCCGTCTTCTAACTTGAAAGTGAGCTTGGCGAATGTCCTTAAGGCAGAAGGTTTTATCAAGAATTTTAAGGTGATCGCTGATAACAAGCAAGGCGTTTTGCGTGTTTATCTCAGATTTATTGATGAGAAAGAACCTGTCATCAGAGAGATAAAGCGTGTGAGTAAACCTGGTAGTAGGGTGTACGTTGGTAGTGATGAGATTCCTAGCGTGAAGAGTGGGATGGGGGTCGCTATTCTGTCAACGTCCAAGGGTATCCTCACCGACAAGGTTGCTCGCGAGGCGGGCGTCGGCGGTGAAGTTATCTGTACTGTCTGGTAATAATAGAGAAGGTAAGGAGCATACAAGTCATGTCCAGGATCGGCAAACGTCCTATTGAGATACCGAGCGGGGTAAAGGTTTCGTACGTAACTCCTATTCTGAAGGTCGAGGGGCCGAAGGGTTCGCTTTTACGCGAGATTATGAGCGACATCGCCCTTGAGATAGAGGAGAAGAGTGTTAGTGTTAATAGAGCCGATGATGCTATAAAGTCACGTTCGGCCCATGGCTTGACAAGAACGCTGATCAATAACATGGTCGTTGGTGTAACTAAAGGGTTCGAAAAAATACTTGAGATAAACGGCGTTGGTTATAGGGCAGAGGCAAAGGGCGATGTTCTTAGCCTTAGCCTTGGTTACTCTCATCCGATTAATTTTCCTCTCCCTAAAGGCATAACGGTTGAGGTGGATAAAATGACCAAGGTCTTTGTCAGAGGGATTGATAAAGAGCTCGTTGGCCAGACTGCAGCCAAGATTCGTTCTTTCCGCGGTCCCGAACCCTATAAGGGCAAGGGTATAAAGTATGCCGACGAGAGAATTCTGAGGAAGGCCGGCAAGACCGGCAAAAAATAGCCTTAAGGAGAAGTAACGTGAGTCCTCTCGCTCAGAAGAAAGTGGCTCACCTCAAGCGGAAGACGCGGGTGAGGAAGAAAATTCGTGGTACGACTGACCGGCCAAGGTTGAATGTATATAAGAGTGCCCGTCACATCTATGCACAGATAATTGACGATGTAACGGGTGTAACACTCGTATCTGCATCAACTGTACAAGATGAAAGCGATGCCCTCAAGTACACTGGTAACGTCGAGGCAGCGAAATGTGTCGGCGCCATGGTCGCAAAGAAGGCTCTGGAAAAGAATATTACTTCCGTTGTATTCGACCGTAACGGGTTTTTGTATCATGGAAGGGTCAAAGCCCTTGCTGATTCGGCTCGTGAGAACGGTTTGTCCTTCTAGAAGGAACAACAAGGAGGCGTGAACTTGCAGAAGATCAATCCAAATGAATTGAACCTTACTGACAAAGTTGTCCATATCAGTCGGGTCGCGAAAGTTGTTAAAGGTGGTAGGCGGTTCAGCTTTTCGGCGCTTGTTGTTGTCGGCGACGGAAGCGGTTTTGTTGGCTATGGTTTGGGCAAGGCTAATGAAGTCCCTGAAGCCATCCGCAAGGGCGTGGAACAGGCAAAGAAAAATCTTATCAAGGTTCCGATTGTCGAAGGCCAGACAATCCCCTATGAAGTTTTAGGACACTTTGGTGCCGGTCGCGTGCTTATCAAACCGGCATCCGCAGGTACTGGTGTTATCGCCGGTGGCGCAGCCCGTGCTGTTTTCGAATCAGCGGGACTTCACAATGTTCTCTCCAAGTGCCTTGGCTCAAACAATCCGCACAACGTTGTGAAGGCTGCTTTTGACGGGCTGAAACAACTTCGGAGCCCTGACGAGATTATGGCGCGGCGCGGAATGGCTGAATAGGACACATTTACGGAGGGTAAGCATGTCTGCCGGACTGAAAATTACACTGATCAAGAGTCAGATTGGAGCCCCCACGGCACAGAAAGCTGTTCTGAACGGTATGGGGCTCAATAAGCTCAATAAGACTGTTGTCTTGAAGAATACTCCAGAAATCGTTGGCATGATTGCCAAGGTTTCCCATATGGTCAAGGTTGAAGAGTAATCTACTCAGAGGTGTCTGTGATGGAACTGAATAATCTCAAGCCGGCGATCGGTGCGACTAAAGATAGGAAAAGAATTGGCCGTGGAACTGGTTCCGGTCATGGTAAAACTGCGACAAAAGGCCATAAAGGTCAAAAGGCACGTAGCGGTGGGAGCATAAAAGCCGGTTTCGAGGGGGGGCAGATGCCGATGCAGCGTCGTCTTCCCAAGCGCGGCTTCACTCCGCTTATGCGTAAGGATTATGCCATCGTCAACATTGGTCAATTGGACGTATTCGAAAGCGGCTCTACTGTGGATGCAGAGGCTCTTCTGAACGCAGGGTTGATAAGTGGCGTCAAGGACGGGATCAAGGTCCTTGCTGATGGTGATGTGACCAAGTCTCTCGTTGTCAAGGTTCACAAATACAGTGCAAAGGCAAAAGAGAAGATTGAAGCAGTTGGCGGTAAAATTGAGGAGATCACGCTTTGATAGAGGCGTTTCAAAACATCTTCAGAATACCGGAACTTAAAAAGCGAGTTCTTTTTTCATTAGGGATGCTCGCCGTTTACCGGGTAGGGTGCCATATTCCGACTCCAGGGATCGACAGCACCGCACTTGCACACTTCTTTGCACAAGCCCGTGGTACACTCCTCGGGCTTTTCGACATGTTTTCGGGGGGTGCTCTGGAGAAGCTTACGGTATTTGCTCTGGGCATCATGCCGTACATTTCGTCCTCTATTATCTTTCAGTTGTTGACGGTAGTTGTCCCTGCCATCGAAAAACTTTCAAAAGAAGGCGAATCTGGCCGCAAGAAGATTATTCAGTACACGCGGTATGGAACTATCGTTTTGAGCGTTGTTCAGGCTCTGGGCATTAGTATCGGACTCGAAAGCATGCGTGGACCAGCCGGTGAGCTTGTGGTGCCGAGTCCTGGCTGGGGATTTAGATTTATGACCGTTATTACTCTGACCGCTGGCACAGCCTTCATTATGTGGCTTGGCGAGCAGATGTCGGAGAAGGGCATTGGTAACGGTATCTCCTTGATCATTTTTGCCGGTATTGTTGCAAGGATTCCGGTGGCGCTGGGCAACTCGGTGCGGCTGCTCAAGACAGGTCAAATTTCTCTCTTTGTAATCTTGTTTATACTTGTTCTCATGTTCTTGGTTATCGCTGCGATCGTTTTTGTTGAGCGCGGCCAGCGCCGATTGCCAATACACTATGCTAAACGTGTCGTAGGGCTGAAGACGTACGGTGGTCAGACGTCCCACCTTCCTCTCAAGGTAAATATGGCGGGGGTAATACCGCCGATCTTTGCTTCTTCGATAATTATGTTTCCTGCAACAGTGGCAAACTTCATTAATATTCCCTGGGTCCAATCCGCAGCAAAGAGCCTGACGCCCGGCAACTGGGTATATGACATATTTTATGTTGCTTTTATCGTATTCTTCTGTTATTTCTACACGGCTGTTTCTTTTAACCCCGTCGATGTGGCAGATAACGTTAAAAAGCACGGCGGTTATATACCAGGCATTCGCCCCGGTAAGGAAACCTCCGAGTATTTGGATCGAGTGCTCACGAAGTTGACGTTTGCAGGTGCGATTTATATTTCAGCTGTTTGCGTTCTTCCTTCTATTCTTATAGGTAAATTCAATTTGCCGTTTTACTTTGGAGGAACGGCGCTCCTTATTGCGGTGGGTGTGGGGATGGATACCGCTGCTCAGATTGAGTCCCATTTGATAACCCGGAGTTATGAAGGGTTTATGAAGGGGGTAAGGGTTAGGGGGAGGAAGTAGTGTCTGGAAATGAAAATGCGATGAATTTGATTTTCCTTGGTCCTCCTGGCGCAGGCAAGGGGACGCAAGCTAACCTTCTTGTCGGTACGTATGGCATTCCGCAGATTTCTACCGGTGATATCCTGCGGTCAGCCGTTGCGAATCAGACTTCGCTGGGGATCACGGCTAAGTCCTATATGGATGCCGGTTCGCTTGTTCCTGATGAAGTTGTCGTGGGTATTGTTAATGAGCGACTTGCGGCTGACGATTGTGCCGCTGGTTTTATTCTTGACGGATTCCCGCGGACTGTGGCCCAGGCTGATGCGCTGGGTGGCATGTTGCAGGGGGCTGGGCGGTCGATTGCCCATGTTATATCGTTCGAAGTGGACTATGCGGTGTTGGTTGATCGTCTGACGGGACGGCGCATGTGTAGGGCATGTGGTCGTGGTTTCCATGTTCTGTATGATCGGCCATCCGTGGAAGGGCGCTGTGATAGTTGTGGCGGGGAGCTTTATCAGAGAGATGATGATAAAGTGGAGACAATCCGTCGTCGTCTTGATGTTTATGACGAGCAGACTGTTCCCCTTAAGTTGTATTATGAGCGTGCATCACTGCTGAGGAAGGTTGATGCTCTTGGCTCAATAGAATCCGTTTCTCAATCAATTCAGAACATAGTGGCGAGTAGGTAGGGTGATTGTTCTAAAGTCACCCCAGGAAATTGAAAAAATGCGCTCCGCTGGACAGATCGTGGCGGAGATTCTCGATATTTTGAGGTCTGAGGTACGGGCCGGCGTTACCACTTTGTTTCTTGACGGACTTGCAGAGTCAGAAGCGCGGAAGCGTAAGGCGGTGGCTGCATTCAAGGGGTATGGGGGGTTCCCTTATGCTCTTTGCTGCTCTCTTAATGAGCAGGTTGTTCATGGCATGCCAAGTAAGCGTGAATTAGTCGAGGGGGACATAGTCAGCCTCGATTTCGGTGTTGTTTACAGCGGATATTACGCTGATGCCGCTATAACAGTGCCTGTTTCGAAGGTTACTGCCCAAGCGGAGCGTCTTGTCAAGGTGACTGAAGAGTCTCTCTATTGTGCAATTGAGGCGGCAGTTCCCGGCAATAGGCTGTCAGATATTTCGCATGCAGTTCAGGGCTATGTGGAACGCCACGGATTTTCAGTCGTTAGGGATTTCGTGGGGCACGGGATCGGAAAGAAGCTTCACGAAAGTCCGCAGGTTCCGAATTTTGGCGAGCCTGGCCGGGGAGTCAGGTTGAAACCAGGAATGGTTCTCGCCATTGAGCCTATGATCAATGAGCGGAGCTATCAGGTGAAGGTGTTGGCTGATGGCTGGACGGCCGTCACATGTGATGGTGGCCTGTCAGCTCATTTTGAACATACTGTTGCTATAACGGAGCATGGTCCGGAAATACTCAGTAAACTCTAGTCGCATTCGAGGCATCGAAAGGATAAACGATGAAAGTAAGGGCATCAGTAAAAAAAATTTGTGACAAATGCAAGATAATCAAGCGCAAGGGAATTGTTCGTGTAATTTGCGAAACGCCCAAGCATACCCAGAGACAAGGCTAAGAGACTACAGAGGAGGACCGCGCATTGGCACGCATCGCAGGCATTGACCTACCAAGAAACAAGCGGATAGAAATCGCGCTCACTTATATCTACGGGATCGGGCGTACAACAGCACAAAAGATCCTGGCTGAGTCAGGTGTCAGCGTAGATACGAGAACTGACAGCCTGACCGAGGCTGAAGTAGCCAAGATTAGGGAATTTATCGATAAGAATATCAAGGTAGAGGGTGACCTTCGCCGCGATGTGTCTATGAACATCAAACGGCTCATGGACCTCGGGTGTTACCGTGGACTCCGTCATCGGAAGGGGCTTCCCGTTCGCGGACAGAGAACGAAGACCAATGCACGTACGCGCAAAGGTCCTGCCAGAACGGTTGCAGGTAAGAAGAAATAGACCATAAGAGTCTGGAGGAATAATGGCAAGCCCGGCTAAAAAAGTTGTCAAGAAGAAGAAGGAAAAAAAGAATATTCCTAATGGAGTGGCCCACATTCAGGCTACGTTCAATAATACTATCATCACCATAACTGATCCTGCTGGTAATGTGGTTGCTTGGTCTTCTGCTGGCGGCAAAGGCTTTAAGGGCTCTCGTAAGAGTACGCCGTTCGCTGCTCAGGTTGCAGCAGAGGACTGCGCGAAAAAGGCTCAGGATCATGGCATGCGTAGTGTCGAAGTGTATGTGAAAGGTCCTGGATCTGGTCGTGAGTCTGCTTTGCGTGCTCTTCAGGCTGCTGGTTTTCATGTCAACTTCATCCGTGACGTCACGCCGATTCCCCATAACGGCTGTCGTCCGCCGAAGCGCAGAAGGGTC contains the following coding sequences:
- the rplC gene encoding 50S ribosomal protein L3; translated protein: MKKGLIAKKLGMTQIFADDGRRIPVTVVEAGPCIVLQKKTVETDGYNAIQVGFLAKDADKSGRALVGHCKSAGQGVFTYIREFRVEDVDRYTIGDSITAEIFAPGDYVDVTGTSIGKGFQGVIKRWGFRGGRSSHGSCFHRAPGSIGSSAWPSRVFKNKKMPGQLGNERVTVQRLQVVRVDTADNLLLIRGAIPGAKNGILLLKDSVKAR
- the rplD gene encoding 50S ribosomal protein L4, with the protein product MATIDVFDINKNKVGEMDLSDAVFNGDVREYLIHEAVKVQLANRRAGTVGVKNRAAVSGGGKKPFKQKGTGQARQGCIRAPHYVGGGVAFGPQAKTYALSMNKKARKAAVRSALSMLFKENKLSVLDCLSLPSISTKGFVGVLKTFDVTKTLVIIDEANTNLELSARNVKDVKVLKAEHLNVFDIVKFNNIILTQSAVRKIEGALQS
- a CDS encoding 50S ribosomal protein L23: MNIYDILKKPLVTEKTTLEKDAKNVISFEVDRSANKIEIKNAVEKLFKVEVSEVNTVNVAGKLKRVGRHYGKRSNWKKAYVTLKEGNNVDFFEI
- the rplB gene encoding 50S ribosomal protein L2 gives rise to the protein MAIKTYKPTSAGRRHQTCSAFDEITTSSPEKSLLLTLKKTGGRNSFGRITSRHIGGGHKKKYRLVDFRRNKIDIPAKVASIEYDPNRSARIALLHYSDGEKRYILAPLNLKVGDVVLASTSADIKPGNSLPLRAIPLGTIIHNIELKIGKGGQLARSAGTFAQLMAKEGKYAQVKLPSGEVRMVLLDCMATVGQVGNIDHENVTIGKAGRSRWLGRRPKVRGVAMNPVDHPHGGGEGRTSGGRHPVTPWGIPTKGYKTRKNKTSSRFIVKPRTK
- the rpsS gene encoding 30S ribosomal protein S19, which translates into the protein MARSIKKGPFVDDHLAKKVAAEGTGSKKVLKTWSRRSTITPDFIGLTFAVHNGKKFIPVFVTENMVGHKLGEFAPTRTFYGHAADKKSKLKKK
- the rplV gene encoding 50S ribosomal protein L22: MEARAKLSFARLSPRKTRLVVDMVRGRGIQDALTILRFSPQPSAKLVSKLLQSAVANAEQKGASDVDRLFVKTIFVDAGPVLKRFTPRAMGRASKIRKPTSHVTVVLADK
- the rpsC gene encoding 30S ribosomal protein S3 — its product is MGQKVNPIGFRLGVIRTWDSRWYAEADYAKLLHEDIKLRNFLKKRLFNSGVSKIEIERAASKAKINIFTARPGLIIGKKGAEVETLKKELAKLTDKEIYLNIQEVRKPELDAQLVSENVALQLERRVAFRRAMKKSVTSALKFGAKGIRITCSGRLGGAEMSRTEWYREGRVPLHTLRADIDYGFAEAKTTYGIIGVKVLIFKGEVLPGQK
- the rplP gene encoding 50S ribosomal protein L16: MLMPKRVKYRKQMKGRMTGAAMRGATLSYGDFGLQATECGWVDSRQIEAARIAMTRYIKRGGKIWIRMFPDKPLTSKPAETRMGKGKGSPDSWVCVVKPGKVLYEMEGVSEEIAREAFRLAANKLPVGTKFISRKEGYES
- the rpmC gene encoding 50S ribosomal protein L29, whose protein sequence is MKASDLKNMSVEELTAKNVELTKELFNLRFQLHTGRLENTAKISAVKKDIARVNTFLSERRG
- the rpsQ gene encoding 30S ribosomal protein S17, with protein sequence MSQRGNRKTQVGIVVSDKMDKTVVVQVSHLVKHPVYNKYIKRSVKYKAHDEENSCKSGDRVQIVETRPLSKDKRWRVRQIIDRFE
- the rplN gene encoding 50S ribosomal protein L14, with the translated sequence MIQMQTILDVADNSGARKLFCIKVLGGSKRKYAGIGDIIVASVREAIPNSKVKKGDVVKAVIVRTAKEVGRLDGSYIRFDDNSAVVINNQREPVGTRIFGPVARELRARKFMKIVSLAPEVL
- the rplX gene encoding 50S ribosomal protein L24 gives rise to the protein MLDKKFHVKKGDTVSVIAGKDKSKTGKVIRILPKKDGVLVEGLNMVKRHMRARGNEPGGIVEKENPLHVSNVMLYCDKCKKPVRSKMNVLEDGKKVRVCIKCGDSFDK
- the rplE gene encoding 50S ribosomal protein L5; translation: MARLNELYKNEIVPQLTKDFGYSNIMQVPKIEKIVVNMGLGEAIQNVKILDSAVEELAMITGQKSVITKAKKSIASFKLRQGMPIGCMVTLRREKMFEFLDRLINVALPRVRDFKGVSGKGFDGRGNYSLGIKEQLIFPEIEYDKIDKIKGLNITIVTSARSDEEGKALLKQLGMPFRN
- a CDS encoding type Z 30S ribosomal protein S14, whose amino-acid sequence is MAKTSMIIKAQRGSKFKVREYNRCPLCGRPRAYYRKFDMCRICLRKLASTGQIPGVIKSSW
- the rpsH gene encoding 30S ribosomal protein S8 — its product is MSMTDPIADMLTRIRNASMAKLQKVDIPSSNLKVSLANVLKAEGFIKNFKVIADNKQGVLRVYLRFIDEKEPVIREIKRVSKPGSRVYVGSDEIPSVKSGMGVAILSTSKGILTDKVAREAGVGGEVICTVW
- the rplF gene encoding 50S ribosomal protein L6, with the protein product MSRIGKRPIEIPSGVKVSYVTPILKVEGPKGSLLREIMSDIALEIEEKSVSVNRADDAIKSRSAHGLTRTLINNMVVGVTKGFEKILEINGVGYRAEAKGDVLSLSLGYSHPINFPLPKGITVEVDKMTKVFVRGIDKELVGQTAAKIRSFRGPEPYKGKGIKYADERILRKAGKTGKK
- the rplR gene encoding 50S ribosomal protein L18; this translates as MSPLAQKKVAHLKRKTRVRKKIRGTTDRPRLNVYKSARHIYAQIIDDVTGVTLVSASTVQDESDALKYTGNVEAAKCVGAMVAKKALEKNITSVVFDRNGFLYHGRVKALADSARENGLSF